From the Planktothricoides raciborskii GIHE-MW2 genome, the window CCACCATTTATTAGTGCGATCGCCTCTGGGGTGGACTCGGTGATGAGTGCCCACCTATTAATTCAATGTTGGGATGCAGAACGACCAGCCACCCTATCTCCCAAAATTCTGACAGGTCAACTCCGGCAAAACCTGGGATTTCCGGGGTTAATTGTCACCGATGCCCTGGTTATGGGCGCGATCGCCAAACGTTACGGCGCCACCGAAGCGCCAATTTTAGCCCTAGAAGCCGGTGCCGATATTTTACTCATGCCCGTAGATCCCGCCGCTGCCATTCAAGCAATTTGTGACGCGGTGAAAAGTGGGCGAATTTCCCGCGATCGCATTCGCACTTCCGTCGAACGCATTTGGCAAGTCAAGCAAAAAGTTGCCCCAAAAGTTGTCGGCGATCGCTGTTCCGTTCAGCCATTGGCTCAACTAGCCACCCCCGCCACTATGTCAGTAAATGATGACATTTTAGCCAGTTCCCAGCAAGTCGGCGGTTCGCTACCCTTGCGCCCAACCCCAAAAGAAACCGGGCAAAAATCACGCAATTTAATTGTTGTCGATGATATACTGCGAGCCAAATACTTAGGTCATCACGTCCCCGCCATTCAAATTCCCCAGCAATTAGGCTATGAAGTACAAGTAATCGATCAATACATTTCCTTTGCCGACTTAACCGCCGAAGACGAGCAAGAAATCCCGAAATTAGTGCAATTGTTTACTCGCGGCAACCCCTTTCGGGGTAGCGCCAACTTAACCGCAAAGATTGCCAATCAACTGCAAGAAATGTTACAACAGGGAAGAGTACAAGGGCTTGTTTGTTACGGTAGCCCATACATTATTGAGAGCTTGTTACCCAACCTGAAAGGACAGATACCTTATGTCTTTTCTTACGGACAAATGCCAGCAGCCCAGGAGATCGCCTTAAAGACCTTGTTTGGGCTGTCCCCCTAAAATCTGATAAAATCAGAGTAGGGTAACTGGTGAAAAGATCCACCATTAGGCATTTGTGACAATCATAAATCACTCAACTCGCTCCTTGAATCATTTCTCCTTGGCTCGATCTTTTGGGTAACGTATCTCCAGCGTTTCCCATTTTTTTTCCGAATCGTTATTGAATATTAGCAAATTAACTCAATAGACGCAGATTAATCATCCTTCGGCCTAATAAGTTAGCATATTCTCGAATCCTGTCGAACGACTTCGATGCTGATTCGTGCATAAGTATTTATGCGGATATAACATCAGGTAATCTAATGCTGGCAACAGCCCGGAATCAACACAAGCTAAAAACTCTAGACTTGCTCCTTGACATCGTGCTGTATATCTTGTAACAATTGATTTAATCTTTAATCTTGAAAGATTCTGGATATTCATCAACACCACTACTTGCTTTGAAACTCCGTTTGTTCACAACTTCTCCGTTTACTCACACTTAAATAAATACAAGGGGTCAATATGGCTACGTCTACTGTCCAATATTCAATCGACGTTATTCAGCAAGAGGCTCGTCAACTGGTTAATAAGGGACTGGTTAGCCGCCAACAACCAATCTACACGCTTTGTCAGTACATTCCCGCTCGTGAATGGGCTTGTGTCGAATGTGAACTAGAAAAATGTGACTTCTTACTCCGCGATCGCATTGGCGATCTGATGGGCAGCGAAGAATGGGATAACGACTAAATTTAACATAAAAAACCAGCAAATGTAACTGTTGTAAGGCGATCGCGCTTTCCAGAACTGTAGATATTATAAACAAAACATGGCGGCTATTCACAATTGGCTATCCTGACAAGGCAAAACCAGGATCGGAGCGATTAAACTCTCCCGCCTCTGACCTGTTTTAAATTAAGAAGATTTATCTACTTAATTTAAATTTGGGTCAGCGAACCTAATTTTCTTAGCCACAGAAAAATCAGCCAAAAATCAACCAAAAATCAACCAAAAATCAGCCAAAAATCAGCCAAAAATCAGCCAATTTTTTCCGGTCAAAATCTTTTGGTGTCAAACGCAAATTATCTGCAAATTATCTGATTGATGAGTAACTAGATCCTTTGGAATTAATCAGCTTAATGTAAGCCTCACCCCCTGGCTCAGTCTTTCTTGTCAGTGGTGAGGCTTACCTTTTATTTCTTATAATTCACTATTCAACCATCTCCTTTTTCTCGTTGCAGTTTTTCTAACTCAGCCCGGAGACTAGCGATTGTTTTCGTCAGTTCATGCAACTCTGACTGCATTTCTGGATCGTTCGGGGGCGTTGGATTCGATGCCGTGGATGCCGTGGATTCGGTTGATTCCGTCGCTTCCGGCGATCTGTCCGTCCCTTGAGTCTCAGGGCTAGAAGCCGTTTGCTGATTCCATAGATTCTCCACAAACTTCCGGGCTTCCTGTTCCGTTACTTCTCCTTTTTCTGCCCACTGTTTCGTCAAGTCGTTCCAATCGGCATTCCAGGGATTCGGGTTCTCTGACTGTTTTTGCGGATCTTGCAACAGTTCAATTAAGGAAGCCGTAGCCCCCACCGCCACACGAAATCCAGTTTGCACCGTTTCCATCAAGTTATCAGTGTTCATCAGTTTTAAAATGATTCTTTGTGTTTCTTCTCATAGTTTAAAGGTTTTTTTATGGGGAAAGGAGGTGCGGGGTGCTCTTGAGCAGGGGAGCGGGGGCGCGGGGGAGCGGGGGCGCGGGGGAAGCCGCCGTCGTGTAGGGTGTAGGGTGTAGGGTGTAGGGTGTAGGGTGTAGGGTGTAGGGGAAGAGAGGATGCATAGGATGCATAGGATGCATAGGATGCATAGGATGCATAGGAAAATTCTCTATTCTCTTTTCTCTATTCTCTTTTCTCTCTTCCCCCCACACCGATGGCGGCCGATGGCGGCCGATGGCGGCCCCAACCAACAACCAAAGAATCCCTACCCAACAACTAACAACCAACAACTAACAACCAACAAATACATGAAATTGCATCGGCAAATTTTGGCTCATTTGCCCAAACTTAACCAAAAAATTTGGATTCTAATTTTTGGCAGATTTTTATCGGGAATTGGGACGGGATTTACTTTATTTTATGCCCCAATATTTTTTGCTAGTGATGAATTGGGATTAACTAACACTGAGGTGGGATTTGCCCTGGGGAGTATTTCCGTTTCTGGAGTGATTGGCCGTTTTTTGAGTGGCTCAATGAGCGATTCTCCTCGGTGGGGCAGAAGACGCACTTTACTTTTGTCTACTTTAGTTTCCAGTTTGGCTTCTTTTATTTTAGCCAATACTCAAGATTTTTATACGTTATTGGCCGGAAATTTAATGATGGGTTTAGGCATCGGTTTATATTGGCCTGCCACTGAAGCAGTGGTGGCTGATTTAAGCACTGGAGAACAGCGCCATGAAGCTTATGCCATTACTCGATTAGGAGATAGTTGTGGGTTAGGTTTGGGAATTATCCTGGGCGGAATTTTTGTCTCTTTAATGGGGTCTTATCGGCTTTTATTTGTGGTGGATGCGATTTCTTTTTTGGTATTTTCCGGGGTTATTTATCAAGCCATTCCTGAAACTTATCAGTTCGATCGCCATCAAAAGCAGAAATTAGAAAAAAATGGCTGGTTGGTTGCTATGGGCGATCGCGCCTTATGGATTTATTGTGTCGTAAATATTCTGTTTACTACCTATATCTCCCAAGTTCACACCGCAATGCCAATTTATTTTAGTCAGTTTGTTGGCTCAGGTTTGCCCACGATCTTAATTAGTGCTTTATTTACTTGGCACCTCGTCCTTTCGATTGTTTTACAATTACCAACCGCCCGGTTTCTCCGCCGCTTTAGTCATACAAAAGCATTGATTTTTTCTAGCCTATTATGGGGTACTGGTTTTATTTTCACTGGCATTACGGGAATCATCAATTCTGGTCAAATTGTGGTCGCTTTATTGGCTTCCGGCATTCTGGCGATCGCCACCGTTGCTTATTTACCTTCTGCCTCTGCTTTGGTGGCAGACTTAGCACCCCCCTCCGGTCGCGGGGTCTATCTTTCAATTAACTCTCAATGTTGGGCTGTGGGTTATTTTATTGGCCCAGTCTTAGCTGGTTGGACATTCGATCGACCCCGTCCTTGGGCAGATTTATTATGGCCAGGCTGGGCGGTTACAGTGCTAGGTGCGATCGCGATTTTGCAACTCTTAGATCGAACCTTAAAAAGTAATCATTAATAGACTTAAAGGTGCGTCTAGCTGCATTCTAAAAAACCCCAACCCCCCCCTTTTTAGCCCTAATCTTGTAGGGGTTTATAAACCACGAAAAATCCTTCAACAGAAGATCGTTATTTCGTGTAGGGGCGAAGCATTCCCGTACAAAACTTACGCCTTCAGAAACCGGGTTTCTTGTAGGCTCCTAAGTGGTCGTCCCGGTATGAAACCAGAAACCCGGTTTCTCTTACGGGAATGCTTCGCCCCTAAAAGCCCCGATAGAACCGACCAATATTTATGGCCTATTCACTTGAAAACCGCCGTAAAATAACGATTTTTCCCATCCGGGCTTTCAACCCTCACAATATTAGCCCTTAGCCCCCTTTTTAAGGGTGGTTGGGGGGTTCTATCCGGTTTCGGGAAAGCAATCTGGTCTAATATTTTGTCTAATATTCTAATATATTATATAATAATTTATATAATATATTTTCGATATTTACCCAGAGTAAATCCCGCGTAAATTCCGCCTAACACACCCTACCTAATTCTGACTAATTCCTCCTAAATTCCCGTCGAACCAAATCCCTTAGCGCCTCTGGTAGTGGCGCTGATTTCTCCGCGACAAACCTCCACCTTTGGGCGGAAAACAGGGGCAATCACCATTTGAGCAATTCTCATCCCTTTTTCTACCTGAAAATCCTGCGGGGAATGATTGATTAAAATCACTTTAATTTCTCCCCGATAGCCTTCATCAATCGTGCCTGGAGTATTCAACACCGTAATGCCATGCTTGGCAGCTAAACCACTGCGAGGGCGAACTTGCGCCTCGGTTAAATGGGGTAATTCTATGGCAATTCCCGTCCCCACTAACCGCCATTCACCGGCAGGGATTAAAATGTCTTCATACGCTAACAAATCCATGCCTGAATCGGTGTCATGGGCATAGGTGGGAACTTGGGCATCAGCATATAACAGATGAATCTTCATGTTGATTTTGACCATAATTGCGCTTGTCTATATATAAATCCTGGTAGGATTTTTTTAGCCTTTTGTAGCGAAACATAAAAATTTTGATTATGATGGAAAATAAACCCCAAGTATCCCAACTCGACCTTAGACCTACCTGGGATGAATATTTTCTCATGTTGGCGAAATTGGCGGCTACACGGTCGAGTTGCCTAGCGTTTCCCGTGGGGGCGGTGATTGTCAAAAATAAGCAGGTGTTAGCGACGGGCTACAATGGCGCCCCGGCTGGTTCCCCCCACTGTACCACCCAAGGATATTGCTATCCGGGATTAAGTAGTTGTGATGCTTCCACAACTTTGCCCTCTCGCGCTGTCCATGCGGAGGCAAATGCGATCGCCCAAGCCGCCAAACACGGCATTTCCACGGAAGGGGCTTGTATTTACGTCACCTTAGAACCTTGTCTCTCCTGCTTAAAACTGGTGATTTCCGCTGGAATTCACGAAATTTACTATGAAACCTCTTTTAATAGTGGGGAAAAAGCCTTAGTTAGAGACTCTTTTATTGCTGAGGGATTAGTCACCCTTAAACAAATTCACTTATCAGAAACCATTGCCCAAAAAGCGGCGTCATTTCTATTAAATCCCACGTCAATTCCTGGAAATAAAAATTTTTGATTGGGAGCATTTCATCTTTGTCAGGGCGAAGCATAAAGCCTGACGGCATAGCTTCGCTTACCGGGCAGTTAATTCTCGGTTTTCACAGTTAAGATAACTGTCCGAATGCTTCGCCCCTACTATCCTGTTTGCAAATATCGAATGCTCCCTTTTGATTTACCTTGGCAAATCATGTTAGATCATTTTCCTATTTTATTTCTAATAATACCATGAATAAACCAATTTTTTGCTTTAAAACCTTGACTGTCACCCTGTTAGCTGGGTTAATTCCCGTGCTATTTTTGGCAGCTTGCGCCCCCAATTCCCAACAAACAAGTAAACCCGCTTCAAGGGATAAAACACTGGGCAGTGACGCGACAATAACACCAGGAGCAAGCACACCAGCACCAGCAACAACCACACCGGGTACTCCAGCCCCCGCAACTCCCCAGGAACAAGTAGCAAATGCACCGCAAATGATGGCGGAAACCAAAGCGGAATCCTTAAAAATGT encodes:
- a CDS encoding dCMP deaminase family protein, producing MENKPQVSQLDLRPTWDEYFLMLAKLAATRSSCLAFPVGAVIVKNKQVLATGYNGAPAGSPHCTTQGYCYPGLSSCDASTTLPSRAVHAEANAIAQAAKHGISTEGACIYVTLEPCLSCLKLVISAGIHEIYYETSFNSGEKALVRDSFIAEGLVTLKQIHLSETIAQKAASFLLNPTSIPGNKNF
- the dut gene encoding dUTP diphosphatase, coding for MNMKIHLLYADAQVPTYAHDTDSGMDLLAYEDILIPAGEWRLVGTGIAIELPHLTEAQVRPRSGLAAKHGITVLNTPGTIDEGYRGEIKVILINHSPQDFQVEKGMRIAQMVIAPVFRPKVEVCRGEISATTRGAKGFGSTGI
- a CDS encoding glycoside hydrolase family 3 N-terminal domain-containing protein; the encoded protein is MSPDINNLSLEEQVAQLFVVRASGHLFDHQIEFPDWEPPAATLQHWIADLGVGGVIFVGGSAGDLMLRSHILQSQAKFPLLLAADVEEGVGQRFPGATWFAPPMALSTIAQKDLAKAKEFAYLMGSAIAQESLAIGLNWVLAPVVDVNNNPDNPVINVRSFGETPHLVAELTSAFIQGAKQWPVLTCAKHFPGHGDTSVDSHLELPVLPHPAERLAEIELPPFISAIASGVDSVMSAHLLIQCWDAERPATLSPKILTGQLRQNLGFPGLIVTDALVMGAIAKRYGATEAPILALEAGADILLMPVDPAAAIQAICDAVKSGRISRDRIRTSVERIWQVKQKVAPKVVGDRCSVQPLAQLATPATMSVNDDILASSQQVGGSLPLRPTPKETGQKSRNLIVVDDILRAKYLGHHVPAIQIPQQLGYEVQVIDQYISFADLTAEDEQEIPKLVQLFTRGNPFRGSANLTAKIANQLQEMLQQGRVQGLVCYGSPYIIESLLPNLKGQIPYVFSYGQMPAAQEIALKTLFGLSP
- a CDS encoding DUF4327 family protein gives rise to the protein MATSTVQYSIDVIQQEARQLVNKGLVSRQQPIYTLCQYIPAREWACVECELEKCDFLLRDRIGDLMGSEEWDND
- a CDS encoding MFS transporter — translated: MKLHRQILAHLPKLNQKIWILIFGRFLSGIGTGFTLFYAPIFFASDELGLTNTEVGFALGSISVSGVIGRFLSGSMSDSPRWGRRRTLLLSTLVSSLASFILANTQDFYTLLAGNLMMGLGIGLYWPATEAVVADLSTGEQRHEAYAITRLGDSCGLGLGIILGGIFVSLMGSYRLLFVVDAISFLVFSGVIYQAIPETYQFDRHQKQKLEKNGWLVAMGDRALWIYCVVNILFTTYISQVHTAMPIYFSQFVGSGLPTILISALFTWHLVLSIVLQLPTARFLRRFSHTKALIFSSLLWGTGFIFTGITGIINSGQIVVALLASGILAIATVAYLPSASALVADLAPPSGRGVYLSINSQCWAVGYFIGPVLAGWTFDRPRPWADLLWPGWAVTVLGAIAILQLLDRTLKSNH